Proteins encoded by one window of Ktedonobacterales bacterium:
- a CDS encoding ABC transporter permease encodes MSQSPSSQFSPTAIGEHDALPAVRSPQEQRKKRLEAVLSRILAWLSVFWGLVTFNRKVMVGCSIIGFFVMVAIFGLLFVHQDPLAYTTNLVAAPSFEHWLGTNQAGQDVFIQMIVGTRVTLFWSFVTGLAVLVISVTIGLVGGYFGGVADDILSVLTNVFLVIPALPLAIVASQYFARTEVTIAVVVALTNWPWGARVIRAQTLSMRNREFVTAAQAGGERSWRVIFAEIFPNQLSIVAANFVTTTIQVLLAVAGLEFLGFGNTFTVSWGTILYGAYTQGAIILEAWWWFVPPGLCIALLGAGLALLNFGIDEIADPRLRRERPAKSAKKSASKLAKEKAVADGYE; translated from the coding sequence GTGAGCCAATCGCCTTCTTCGCAATTTTCACCAACAGCGATTGGTGAGCATGATGCTCTGCCTGCTGTTCGCTCTCCGCAGGAGCAGCGCAAGAAGCGTCTGGAAGCTGTTCTCTCGCGCATTCTGGCCTGGCTCTCTGTCTTCTGGGGCCTGGTGACATTCAATCGGAAAGTCATGGTGGGCTGTAGCATCATCGGGTTCTTCGTAATGGTGGCGATCTTCGGGCTGCTCTTCGTCCATCAAGACCCCCTGGCCTATACGACCAATCTGGTGGCTGCTCCCTCGTTCGAACACTGGCTGGGGACCAACCAGGCGGGACAGGACGTGTTTATCCAGATGATCGTTGGCACCCGTGTCACGCTCTTCTGGTCGTTTGTGACCGGACTGGCGGTATTAGTTATATCGGTCACAATTGGGCTGGTCGGCGGGTATTTTGGGGGTGTGGCGGATGATATTCTTTCGGTGCTTACCAATGTCTTCCTGGTGATTCCCGCGCTGCCTCTGGCGATTGTCGCCTCGCAATATTTCGCCAGAACCGAAGTGACTATCGCTGTGGTGGTTGCGCTGACAAACTGGCCCTGGGGGGCGCGCGTGATCCGAGCGCAGACGCTTTCGATGCGCAATCGAGAGTTTGTCACAGCAGCGCAAGCTGGTGGAGAGCGTTCGTGGCGCGTCATTTTCGCGGAGATATTCCCGAACCAACTGTCCATCGTGGCTGCCAACTTTGTCACCACGACGATTCAAGTCCTCCTGGCGGTGGCTGGCCTGGAGTTTCTTGGTTTCGGTAATACGTTCACAGTGAGTTGGGGAACGATTCTGTACGGGGCCTATACTCAAGGCGCAATAATTCTGGAGGCGTGGTGGTGGTTCGTTCCCCCTGGTCTGTGCATTGCGCTGCTTGGAGCGGGTCTGGCGCTCTTGAACTTTGGGATAGACGAGATTGCTGACCCCCGTTTGCGCCGCGAACGCCCGGCAAAGAGCGCCAAGAAGAGCGCCAGCAAGCTAGCCAAAGAGAAGGCGGTGGCCGATGGATACGAGTAG
- a CDS encoding ABC transporter permease, whose product MRHLIRRLSIYLLAVWAAITLNFFLPRLAPGDPASALFFRLSQHGSVNPNLLNALKIEFGVDTTDPLWVQYFKYLNNLLHGNLGISTTFFPTTVADIINQNIRWTLVLLTVSVLISFALGTLIGIVMAWRRGSAFDTALSALMTFFYSLLYPWLAFVVFYFFSFVLGWFPVLGQGYDASRVTPGWNLDFILDAAYHAILPAFTIVISTIAGWMLTMRNTMITTLFEDYVTMAKAKGLTSRRVMFAYAARNAILPSVTGFALALGGVIGGQLFVEAIFSYPGIGFSLFQGIQNDDFALTQGILLLVIVATVVMNLIADLLYAVLDPRVRQERS is encoded by the coding sequence ATGCGCCACTTGATCCGTCGCCTGAGCATTTATCTTCTGGCGGTCTGGGCAGCCATTACCCTCAATTTTTTTCTGCCTCGCCTCGCGCCAGGCGACCCGGCCTCGGCGCTCTTTTTTCGCCTTTCGCAGCATGGTTCGGTGAACCCCAATCTCTTGAACGCGCTGAAAATTGAGTTTGGGGTGGATACGACTGACCCGTTATGGGTGCAATACTTCAAGTATCTGAATAATCTGCTTCATGGGAATTTAGGGATTTCGACCACGTTTTTCCCCACTACAGTGGCAGATATTATCAACCAGAATATCAGGTGGACACTGGTGCTCTTGACGGTCAGCGTGTTGATCAGTTTTGCGCTCGGCACGCTCATCGGCATCGTGATGGCCTGGCGGCGCGGCTCGGCGTTCGATACGGCGCTTTCTGCGCTGATGACCTTTTTCTACTCGCTGCTCTATCCCTGGTTGGCCTTCGTCGTGTTCTATTTTTTCTCCTTTGTCCTGGGCTGGTTTCCTGTCCTGGGGCAAGGCTATGATGCTTCGAGAGTAACTCCTGGTTGGAACCTTGATTTTATTCTGGACGCGGCCTACCATGCTATTCTGCCCGCGTTCACCATCGTGATCTCGACCATTGCAGGGTGGATGCTGACGATGCGGAATACCATGATTACGACGCTTTTTGAAGATTATGTCACGATGGCAAAGGCGAAGGGCCTCACCTCGCGCCGCGTGATGTTCGCTTATGCGGCGCGGAACGCGATTTTGCCCAGTGTGACTGGCTTTGCGCTGGCGCTGGGAGGGGTGATCGGTGGGCAACTGTTCGTCGAAGCGATCTTTTCGTATCCTGGCATCGGCTTTTCCCTGTTTCAAGGCATCCAAAACGACGACTTTGCTCTGACACAGGGAATCCTCCTGCTGGTGATTGTGGCAACTGTTGTTATGAACCTCATTGCTGATCTGCTCTATGCTGTGCTTGATCCGCGTGTGCGCCAGGAAAGGAGCTAG
- a CDS encoding ABC transporter substrate-binding protein, producing the protein MAFHTFPLRSFKAKGTAASLSFIFLVVATLLLAACGNPPANNSGPKVLKAIANTNGSYTESFTPFGANPNDGTFMIYEPMVFVDAINGQETPMLATAHTFNSDNTQLSFTIRQGVKWSDGQAFTADDVVFTFNLLKQYPAADGNALWSYLSSVEKSDPNTVVFTFKTANVPLLPYIEGVNIVPQHTWQTAGDPTKFVNSTPIGTGPMKLKSFTAQLITLVKNSDYWQADKVKVDELQYQAVGNAQAAILALQSHTVDWSGVFSPAVNTFVKADSAHNHQYMVPVAPVSLILNQTIYPLNQLPVRQAISVALDRQQMSSAGEAGLEPVISPTGLTAGQKDFMDPQYASLTFGAPDPNKAAQILTSAGYTKGSDGIFVDPHGGKLSFTAEVPSDFNDYVQNLQIAAQNLKAAGIDLKVNQVSDDSYFNDRGSGNYQIMMVGALYGPTPFYYFNDILNSANIGQGGLNWPRWKDTATDQFLNQYATSTDPNVQKQALYGIQKIMVEQLPVIPLLGAIEFFEYTTVKWTGWPTPDNPYAIGSPYTRPPGDNTQVILHLTPA; encoded by the coding sequence ATGGCTTTCCATACGTTCCCCTTGCGGTCTTTCAAGGCGAAAGGCACAGCAGCCTCGCTATCCTTCATTTTCCTGGTGGTTGCTACACTTCTGCTCGCGGCGTGCGGCAACCCGCCCGCCAACAATTCCGGCCCCAAAGTCCTGAAGGCAATCGCCAATACGAATGGCAGCTATACCGAGTCCTTTACACCCTTTGGGGCAAATCCCAATGATGGCACCTTTATGATCTATGAGCCGATGGTGTTCGTGGACGCCATCAACGGCCAGGAAACGCCGATGCTGGCAACCGCCCATACCTTCAACAGTGACAACACCCAGTTGTCGTTTACGATCCGCCAGGGGGTCAAGTGGTCGGATGGGCAAGCATTCACTGCTGATGATGTGGTGTTCACCTTCAATCTACTCAAGCAGTATCCGGCGGCAGATGGCAACGCGCTGTGGAGCTACTTGAGTAGTGTAGAGAAGTCAGACCCGAATACGGTCGTCTTCACGTTCAAGACAGCCAATGTACCCCTGCTGCCATACATTGAGGGCGTCAACATCGTGCCTCAGCATACCTGGCAAACTGCGGGCGATCCCACCAAGTTTGTGAACTCGACTCCGATTGGCACTGGCCCCATGAAGCTGAAGAGCTTCACAGCGCAGCTTATCACGCTGGTCAAGAACTCCGATTATTGGCAGGCCGACAAGGTGAAGGTTGACGAACTGCAATATCAGGCGGTTGGGAACGCGCAGGCGGCGATCCTGGCGCTCCAAAGTCATACCGTTGACTGGTCGGGTGTTTTCAGCCCTGCGGTCAATACGTTTGTGAAGGCAGACTCCGCGCATAACCATCAATATATGGTCCCGGTGGCTCCTGTCAGCCTGATCCTGAACCAGACGATCTATCCGCTCAACCAGTTGCCAGTTCGCCAGGCCATCAGCGTCGCGCTGGATCGCCAGCAGATGTCAAGCGCCGGTGAGGCGGGGCTGGAGCCGGTGATTAGCCCGACCGGGCTGACGGCTGGGCAGAAGGATTTCATGGACCCGCAGTACGCGAGTCTCACCTTTGGCGCGCCAGACCCCAACAAGGCGGCGCAGATTCTGACCAGCGCGGGCTACACCAAGGGTTCAGATGGCATCTTTGTTGACCCGCACGGCGGCAAGTTGTCGTTCACGGCAGAGGTGCCAAGCGACTTTAACGATTATGTGCAGAACCTGCAAATCGCGGCGCAAAACCTCAAGGCGGCTGGCATTGACCTGAAAGTCAATCAGGTGTCAGACGACTCGTACTTCAATGATCGCGGTTCAGGGAATTACCAGATCATGATGGTTGGCGCGCTGTATGGCCCAACGCCGTTCTACTACTTCAACGACATCTTGAACAGCGCCAACATTGGTCAGGGCGGCCTCAACTGGCCTCGCTGGAAGGACACAGCGACAGACCAGTTCCTGAACCAGTACGCCACCTCGACCGATCCGAACGTGCAGAAGCAGGCGCTGTATGGCATTCAGAAGATCATGGTGGAGCAACTGCCGGTTATTCCGCTGCTGGGCGCTATCGAGTTCTTCGAGTACACGACAGTCAAATGGACTGGCTGGCCTACACCGGATAATCCGTATGCCATCGGCTCTCCCTACACGCGGCCTCCGGGTGATAACACGCAGGTGATCTTGCACCTCACGCCAGCCTAG
- a CDS encoding SIS domain-containing protein — protein sequence MTSLLEQEIGSQPGVIGDLLRAELRHMTHITAQLPSFDYALIAARGSSDHAAIYAQYAWAALASYPVALAAPSLHTLYKTAPRMAGALVVGISQSGQSPDIIAVLEEGKRQGRPTLAITNDGGSPLAAAADHVVELHAGPEQSVAATKTYTAQLAVIAAFAALWSGKQERLAELQQLPETLQTTLQGTAEIAQRIERYRYMDQCVVIGRGYNYATSFELALKLKELTYVMASAYSSADFRHGPIATIETGSPVVLIMPTGMAFDDMLDLAESLQARGAELLVISEAPQALALAKTPLPIAASLPEWLSPLSAIIPGQTLALHLTLAKGLNPDLPRGLQKVTRTL from the coding sequence ATGACCTCACTGCTCGAACAAGAAATCGGGAGCCAGCCAGGGGTAATCGGCGATCTCCTGCGAGCTGAACTGCGCCACATGACCCATATCACCGCGCAGCTCCCCTCTTTTGATTACGCTTTGATCGCGGCGCGTGGCTCCTCAGACCACGCCGCCATCTATGCCCAGTATGCCTGGGCGGCGCTCGCCAGCTATCCGGTAGCCCTGGCCGCGCCATCCTTGCACACCCTCTATAAAACCGCGCCGCGCATGGCGGGCGCGCTGGTCGTGGGCATCTCGCAATCAGGCCAGTCGCCCGATATTATCGCCGTCCTGGAAGAGGGCAAAAGACAGGGACGGCCTACCCTGGCAATTACTAACGACGGCGGCTCTCCCCTCGCAGCCGCAGCAGATCATGTCGTGGAACTGCACGCTGGCCCTGAACAGAGTGTCGCGGCAACCAAAACCTACACCGCCCAGCTTGCCGTGATAGCTGCCTTCGCCGCTCTATGGAGTGGCAAGCAAGAGCGCCTGGCCGAACTGCAACAACTCCCCGAAACGCTCCAGACCACCCTACAGGGAACCGCTGAGATTGCCCAGCGCATTGAACGCTACCGCTATATGGACCAGTGCGTCGTGATCGGGCGCGGCTATAACTACGCAACCTCCTTCGAGTTGGCGCTCAAGCTCAAAGAACTCACCTACGTCATGGCGTCCGCCTATTCCTCGGCGGATTTCCGTCACGGCCCCATCGCCACGATTGAAACCGGCTCTCCCGTTGTCCTCATCATGCCAACGGGCATGGCGTTCGACGACATGCTTGACCTGGCAGAGTCGCTGCAAGCGCGCGGCGCAGAACTGCTCGTCATCTCCGAAGCGCCCCAGGCGCTCGCACTCGCCAAAACGCCGCTGCCAATCGCCGCATCTCTTCCAGAGTGGCTTAGTCCGCTCAGCGCCATCATCCCCGGCCAGACCCTGGCCCTTCATCTCACCCTTGCCAAAGGCTTGAACCCCGATCTCCCTCGCGGGCTTCAGAAAGTCACGCGCACCCTGTAA
- the nagA gene encoding N-acetylglucosamine-6-phosphate deacetylase — MRLMLHGVHLVDAVSELPDGDISLDGAHIQAVGTSSELAGTVIDATDMIVMPGFIDVHTHGGGGYNLHTSDAGEIQSYMRWAPETGVTSFLIGVVGTPGALPEAQLQAAVEAIDAQESGAEPLGIHLEGPYISAQRRGAHMQSWLRLPDVAEIERVLALAGGHLRLITLAPELPGAAAMIRRLVEAGVTVSIGHTDATYEQTQEAIELGITHATHCCNAMRPLHHRHPGPLGAIAGASQVYGELIADGLHVHPAMMSIVMKSLGPGRTIVITDALSAAGIPDGPFTFAGQPAQVIHGVARLADGTITGSVLTMDQALRNIVQMGDLSLQEVVGMLTLNPAQAARVAGRKGRLQAGYDADLVIFDSAFQLQATICRGTLAFATDAWRERLSVLLAPPDERALVIKPEKSRRQTQDQPPGV, encoded by the coding sequence ATGAGATTGATGTTACATGGCGTCCATCTGGTGGACGCCGTTTCTGAACTTCCCGACGGCGACATTTCTCTTGATGGCGCACACATCCAGGCGGTAGGCACTTCATCTGAGCTGGCAGGGACGGTCATTGATGCGACGGATATGATCGTGATGCCGGGGTTTATTGATGTGCATACACACGGAGGAGGGGGCTATAACTTACATACCAGTGATGCCGGGGAGATTCAATCTTATATGCGTTGGGCGCCGGAAACAGGTGTCACTTCGTTTCTAATTGGCGTAGTCGGGACGCCTGGCGCGCTGCCCGAAGCGCAGTTGCAGGCGGCAGTTGAGGCTATTGATGCTCAGGAATCTGGCGCTGAACCGCTGGGGATTCACCTGGAAGGGCCATATATCAGCGCCCAACGCCGGGGGGCGCATATGCAATCATGGCTGCGCCTGCCAGATGTCGCTGAGATTGAGCGTGTGCTGGCGCTGGCCGGTGGTCATTTGCGCCTCATCACTCTGGCCCCTGAACTGCCCGGCGCTGCGGCAATGATCCGGCGGCTCGTCGAAGCTGGCGTCACCGTGAGTATCGGCCACACCGACGCGACGTATGAACAAACCCAGGAAGCGATTGAACTGGGGATTACGCATGCCACCCACTGCTGCAACGCGATGCGCCCGCTTCATCATCGCCATCCAGGCCCACTGGGCGCGATTGCCGGGGCGAGCCAGGTGTATGGCGAGTTGATTGCAGATGGCCTGCATGTCCACCCGGCCATGATGAGTATCGTGATGAAGAGTCTGGGGCCAGGGCGCACGATTGTGATTACGGATGCGCTCTCCGCAGCAGGTATTCCCGATGGTCCCTTCACCTTTGCCGGACAGCCAGCCCAGGTGATTCATGGTGTTGCGCGCCTGGCCGATGGGACGATTACCGGCAGCGTGCTGACGATGGATCAGGCGCTTAGAAATATCGTGCAGATGGGGGATTTGTCGCTTCAGGAGGTTGTGGGCATGCTCACGCTTAATCCGGCCCAGGCGGCGCGTGTCGCAGGGCGCAAAGGGCGGTTACAGGCTGGCTACGATGCTGATCTGGTCATCTTTGACAGCGCGTTCCAGCTTCAGGCCACCATTTGCCGAGGAACGCTTGCCTTTGCGACGGATGCCTGGCGCGAGCGCCTGAGCGTTCTTCTGGCCCCTCCCGATGAGCGCGCGCTGGTGATAAAGCCAGAAAAAAGCCGCCGCCAGACGCAGGACCAACCGCCTGGCGTGTAG
- a CDS encoding GntR family transcriptional regulator, producing the protein MSTIYRHSPVPRYHQLKEILREKIRSGEWKPGDLIPSERELSETYGISRMTTRQAITDLVNEGVFYREQGKGTFVTRHKITQQLMRLTGFTEDIRARGQQPSTKVLSVQMRPATEITAEKLRVSVGHLIFCLHRLRLADGEPLAIELSHINFKGCEKLLEEDLEQNSLYRLLESKYGVPLMEAEQELEAGLAGNEESQILKIPVGSSVLYTRRTTFTDRYQPIEYAKSVYCGNKYIFYTHLRREQLFS; encoded by the coding sequence ATGAGTACTATTTACCGGCATAGCCCTGTCCCTCGCTATCATCAGTTGAAAGAAATCTTACGAGAAAAGATTCGCTCCGGGGAATGGAAGCCTGGCGACCTCATCCCATCTGAACGCGAATTAAGCGAAACCTATGGCATCAGCCGCATGACCACTCGCCAGGCCATCACCGATCTGGTGAACGAAGGCGTCTTCTACCGCGAGCAAGGCAAAGGCACATTTGTCACCCGCCACAAGATTACCCAGCAATTGATGCGCCTCACCGGCTTTACCGAAGATATTCGCGCGCGCGGCCAGCAGCCGAGTACAAAAGTGCTTTCGGTCCAGATGCGCCCCGCCACAGAGATCACCGCCGAAAAACTCCGTGTGAGTGTGGGCCATTTGATCTTTTGCTTGCACCGGCTGCGCCTCGCCGATGGTGAGCCGCTTGCCATCGAGCTTTCTCATATCAATTTCAAGGGCTGCGAAAAGCTGCTGGAAGAAGATTTGGAACAAAACTCACTCTATCGGCTGCTCGAATCGAAATACGGCGTGCCGCTCATGGAAGCCGAGCAAGAACTGGAGGCCGGGCTGGCAGGCAATGAAGAATCGCAAATCCTGAAAATCCCCGTTGGCAGTTCCGTTCTGTATACCCGCCGCACCACCTTTACTGACCGCTATCAGCCCATCGAGTACGCCAAATCTGTCTACTGCGGCAACAAATATATCTTCTATACCCACCTTCGGCGCGAGCAGTTGTTCTCTTAG
- the murQ gene encoding N-acetylmuramic acid 6-phosphate etherase, whose translation MSADPNARLSQGQPYNQLATEQVNQATREIDRMTPLEIVRAMNAEDARVAGAVQQELPQIARAIEAIAARLRRSGRLIYMGAGTSGRLGALDASECPPTFNTPSDMIIGCMAGGPSALTRAMEDKEDSAESGRADAAQFNITEADALVGITASGRTAYVLGAIAYAREQGALTIGLACNAGTPLEQQVDIIIAPIVGPEVISGSTRLKAGTAQKMVLNMLSTGAMILLGKTFGNLMVDVQPTNQKLHQRALEIVRQATGLEQDAAEALLVASGGEVKTAILAARANIEPEQARARLAAHGSILRAALDARP comes from the coding sequence ATGTCAGCCGATCCGAACGCGCGTCTTTCGCAGGGGCAGCCTTATAACCAACTCGCAACCGAACAGGTTAATCAGGCGACCAGGGAGATTGACCGCATGACGCCTCTGGAGATCGTCCGCGCCATGAATGCGGAAGACGCCAGAGTCGCGGGCGCTGTTCAGCAGGAATTGCCACAGATCGCCAGAGCCATTGAAGCGATTGCGGCGCGGCTGAGGCGTAGTGGTCGGCTGATCTATATGGGCGCTGGCACGTCGGGCCGCCTGGGCGCGCTCGATGCCTCGGAGTGTCCGCCAACCTTCAACACGCCCTCCGACATGATTATTGGCTGTATGGCTGGCGGCCCATCGGCCCTTACCAGGGCTATGGAGGACAAAGAGGACAGCGCCGAGTCTGGTAGGGCCGACGCGGCGCAGTTCAACATCACCGAGGCAGACGCGCTGGTGGGCATCACCGCCAGCGGGCGAACGGCTTATGTCCTTGGGGCCATCGCCTACGCCAGAGAACAAGGCGCGCTGACCATTGGCCTGGCCTGCAACGCTGGCACACCGCTGGAACAGCAGGTAGACATCATCATCGCGCCAATCGTCGGGCCAGAAGTCATCAGCGGCTCGACACGCCTGAAAGCAGGCACTGCGCAGAAGATGGTGCTGAATATGCTCAGCACCGGCGCGATGATTCTGCTGGGCAAGACGTTCGGCAACCTGATGGTAGATGTTCAGCCGACTAACCAGAAACTCCATCAACGCGCTTTAGAGATCGTGCGGCAGGCTACCGGACTGGAGCAGGATGCCGCCGAGGCCCTGCTCGTGGCTTCAGGCGGCGAGGTCAAGACCGCCATCCTCGCAGCGCGCGCCAACATCGAGCCGGAGCAGGCCAGAGCGCGCCTTGCCGCACATGGCAGCATTCTTCGCGCAGCCCTGGACGCGCGCCCATGA
- a CDS encoding BadF/BadG/BcrA/BcrD ATPase family protein, giving the protein MTSISADKHPNPHFLGIDGGGSKTLAVIVDAQGIERGRALAGSANYAAVGVEQAIKHLHAAAEQAAACAACRLPLKAAWLGLAGVDRPGDLALLLPWLQSLADFIRLTNDAELLLSALDDAVGVALVAGTGSIALGRDARGVITRAGGWGHILGDEGSGYDIGRLALQTATRAADGRGEATALLEHIMTHWNLDRPDDMIGRVYNNDDKAEIARLSSLVFLAARAGDHAARKITRHAADELALAAITVCNALDFSGGRVALALGGGLFLHEAAFRSQTLRRIRRRQPLGRVAIVDQPALSAARAAIHLETASTWANKPAHNVSQRR; this is encoded by the coding sequence ATGACCAGCATTTCAGCCGATAAACATCCCAATCCTCATTTCCTGGGCATTGACGGCGGCGGCAGCAAAACGCTGGCCGTGATCGTAGATGCGCAGGGCATCGAGCGCGGGCGCGCGCTGGCTGGCAGCGCAAATTACGCGGCTGTCGGCGTCGAGCAAGCCATCAAACATCTCCACGCGGCGGCTGAGCAGGCAGCAGCCTGCGCCGCCTGCCGATTGCCTCTCAAGGCCGCGTGGCTTGGCCTGGCAGGCGTTGATCGGCCCGGCGATCTGGCTCTGCTCCTCCCCTGGCTTCAGTCGCTGGCCGACTTCATCCGTCTCACTAACGACGCCGAACTCCTGCTGAGCGCCCTGGATGACGCCGTTGGCGTGGCGCTCGTCGCGGGAACCGGCTCAATCGCCCTGGGGAGAGACGCGCGCGGCGTTATCACGCGCGCTGGCGGTTGGGGGCATATCCTGGGGGATGAAGGCAGCGGCTATGACATAGGCCGCCTGGCCTTGCAGACGGCAACACGCGCTGCCGATGGCCGGGGCGAGGCCACCGCTCTGCTGGAGCATATCATGACCCATTGGAACCTTGATAGACCAGACGATATGATCGGGCGTGTCTATAACAACGATGACAAAGCCGAAATCGCGCGCCTCTCGTCCCTGGTCTTCCTGGCGGCCCGCGCCGGAGATCACGCGGCGCGCAAGATTACGCGGCACGCCGCAGATGAACTGGCCCTCGCAGCCATCACCGTTTGCAACGCTCTTGATTTCTCAGGCGGGCGCGTTGCTCTGGCGCTTGGCGGAGGACTGTTCCTGCACGAAGCCGCTTTCCGCAGCCAGACGCTGCGCCGCATCCGCCGCCGCCAGCCCCTTGGCCGCGTTGCTATCGTTGATCAGCCCGCGCTCAGCGCCGCCCGCGCGGCTATCCACCTGGAAACGGCCAGCACATGGGCCAACAAGCCAGCGCACAATGTCTCTCAAAGGAGATAA
- the nagZ gene encoding beta-N-acetylhexosaminidase produces the protein MPGDTTGMTLEQQIGQLFMVGFDGTSASPGIIDLIQRYHVGGVIFFSRNIASAQQVSALTRSLQGAAKAAGHRYPLLISIDQENGMVRRLGPDMTAFPGSMALGAIGSEQITYDVAQATGEELKAVGINMNLAPVADVNNNPANPVIGVRSFGEDPQQVARLTAAAVRGYRAAGIITAIKHFPGHGDTATDSHRALPVVPHSMERLSAVELVPFKRGIEAGADTVMIAHISLPAIMPPDGLPATVSPAVIHDLLREQLGYEGVVISDCMEMDAITKTVGAEQGSILALKAGTDLVLVSHRYDRQRASIEAALAGARSGALPPETISQAVERVLRLKQRLVSWDDALPAAPPAWAGSEAHQQLAQRAYEQSTTLVRNEDALLPLRLDPSDALLVLLPRPTTFSQASDKAHHHKFFAEIIRQRHNAVNILSLSPQPTEAEYQRALQAARSAKATIVLTMNANLDKHQTQLMQALLQTDAPVIGVAVGNPYDLLAFPALRTYLATYEYTQPALAAAARVLFGEIQPQGRLPVSLPGLA, from the coding sequence ATGCCAGGAGACACCACCGGAATGACCCTTGAGCAGCAAATCGGCCAGCTTTTTATGGTTGGCTTCGACGGAACCAGCGCCTCGCCAGGGATCATTGACCTGATTCAGCGTTACCATGTTGGCGGCGTCATATTTTTTTCGCGCAACATCGCCAGCGCCCAGCAGGTCTCGGCGCTGACTCGCAGCCTGCAAGGAGCAGCAAAGGCAGCCGGGCATCGTTATCCCCTGCTCATCAGCATTGACCAGGAAAACGGCATGGTGCGGCGGCTGGGGCCGGATATGACCGCCTTTCCGGGCAGCATGGCCCTGGGCGCCATCGGCTCAGAGCAGATAACCTATGACGTGGCCCAGGCCACCGGCGAAGAACTCAAAGCCGTCGGCATCAACATGAACCTCGCGCCAGTTGCCGATGTCAACAACAACCCTGCCAATCCGGTCATCGGCGTGCGCTCGTTCGGCGAAGACCCCCAGCAGGTGGCCCGACTCACCGCCGCTGCGGTGCGGGGCTATCGCGCTGCTGGTATTATCACTGCGATCAAGCACTTTCCGGGTCATGGCGACACCGCAACGGACTCTCATCGCGCCCTGCCAGTTGTCCCACACAGCATGGAGCGCCTGTCTGCCGTCGAACTCGTCCCCTTCAAGCGCGGCATCGAGGCGGGCGCAGACACGGTAATGATCGCGCACATCTCCCTGCCCGCCATTATGCCGCCCGATGGGCTGCCTGCCACCGTATCGCCCGCCGTCATACATGACCTGCTCCGCGAGCAGCTTGGCTATGAGGGCGTCGTCATCTCCGACTGTATGGAAATGGACGCCATCACCAAAACCGTTGGCGCTGAACAGGGATCGATACTGGCGCTGAAGGCTGGGACCGATCTGGTCCTGGTCTCGCATCGCTATGACCGCCAGCGCGCCAGCATCGAGGCCGCACTAGCCGGAGCCAGATCAGGCGCGCTCCCCCCGGAAACCATCAGCCAGGCCGTAGAGCGCGTGCTGCGCCTCAAGCAGCGCCTTGTATCCTGGGATGACGCCCTGCCCGCCGCGCCGCCAGCCTGGGCCGGCAGCGAAGCACACCAACAGCTTGCTCAGCGCGCCTACGAACAATCAACCACCCTCGTCAGAAACGAAGATGCGCTGCTGCCGCTCCGCCTGGACCCGTCAGATGCGCTTCTCGTCCTCTTGCCCAGGCCCACTACTTTTTCCCAGGCTTCAGACAAAGCGCATCATCACAAGTTCTTTGCTGAAATCATCCGCCAGCGCCACAACGCGGTAAACATCCTCTCTCTTTCTCCTCAGCCAACCGAGGCCGAATACCAGCGGGCGCTGCAAGCCGCCAGGAGTGCAAAAGCAACCATCGTGCTCACTATGAACGCCAATCTGGACAAACACCAGACACAACTTATGCAAGCCTTGCTCCAGACAGACGCACCCGTCATAGGCGTTGCTGTGGGCAATCCGTATGATTTGCTGGCTTTTCCGGCCCTGCGCACCTATCTCGCCACCTATGAATACACCCAGCCAGCCCTGGCGGCGGCGGCGCGCGTCCTCTTTGGCGAAATACAACCGCAAGGACGCTTGCCGGTGAGCCTCCCAGGACTGGCATAG